A genome region from Crossiella equi includes the following:
- a CDS encoding MerR family transcriptional regulator has product MNTAAIAARSGYSVQQVRDLEALGVLPPATRSHNGYRQFAEAHLDALRAYRDLAHAVGPVEARRAMREIRVLPRAEAAALLCGFHTRLNDERDQALTARAALAAIRDEATTDAEPTPGDTMTITELAQALGTRASTLRFWEQAGLVTPERVVTRAGTARRYPLTAIREARITAALRAGGYRVPDVHKALTAVRDLRDVTDSLAALDARLAAIAQRALALLRAGTLLAEIIETA; this is encoded by the coding sequence TGAACACCGCGGCCATCGCGGCGAGGTCGGGCTACTCCGTCCAGCAGGTGCGCGACCTGGAAGCCCTGGGCGTGCTCCCCCCGGCGACCCGGTCGCACAACGGCTACCGCCAGTTCGCCGAGGCCCACCTGGACGCCCTCCGGGCCTACCGCGACCTCGCCCACGCCGTCGGCCCGGTCGAGGCCCGCCGGGCGATGCGCGAGATCCGCGTCCTGCCCCGAGCCGAGGCGGCGGCCCTGCTCTGCGGCTTCCACACCAGGCTCAACGACGAACGCGACCAGGCCCTGACCGCCCGCGCCGCCTTGGCCGCCATCCGCGACGAGGCCACCACCGACGCCGAACCCACCCCCGGCGACACCATGACCATCACCGAGCTCGCCCAGGCCCTCGGCACCCGGGCCTCCACGCTCCGCTTCTGGGAACAGGCCGGTCTGGTGACCCCCGAGCGGGTCGTGACCCGGGCGGGCACCGCACGCCGCTACCCGCTCACCGCCATCCGGGAGGCCCGCATCACCGCGGCCCTGCGTGCCGGTGGCTACCGCGTGCCGGACGTGCACAAGGCGCTCACCGCCGTGCGTGACCTGCGCGATGTGACCGACTCCCTGGCCGCGCTGGACGCCCGCCTGGCGGCCATCGCCCAGCGTGCCCTCGCACTGCTGCGCGCGGGCACCCTGCTGGCGGAGATCATCGA